Proteins from one Anopheles nili chromosome 2, idAnoNiliSN_F5_01, whole genome shotgun sequence genomic window:
- the LOC128731906 gene encoding translation initiation factor eIF-2B subunit alpha — protein sequence MEEVNQKIDIASYFVNVLEGDDNMSPGIAAIKTLLMVLETTKFDTVQELDSTIQAAVSAMRKTDKPITSVVSGTELFSRFITLAKFDDKTMDEVREIMLRRGKMFLAKLLESRNVIGRQALAFINDGCRILTHARSRTVRQALVMAAKQKKQFHVFITHSFPDNHGTQMAEELERAGIECTLILDSAIGYIMEMVDMVMVGAEGVVESGGIINRLGTVTMAICAKELKKPFYTLVESFKFCRLYPLNQRDLSNEYKYNEKNLNDTTKVHPMVDYTPPGFITLLFTDLGILAPSAVSDELIKLYL from the exons ATGGAAGAAGTAAACCAGAAGATTG ACATCGCCAGCTATTTCGTCAATGTCCTTGAAGGAGACGATAACATGTCGCCAGGTATCGCTGCAATCAAAACGCTGCTAATGGTTCTAGAAACCACAAAAT tCGATACTGTTCAGGAGCTAGATTCAACCATCCAGGCTGCGGTCAGTGCAATGCGTAAAACGGACAAACCCATAACGTCGGTCGTATCAGGCACAGAGCTTTTCTCGCGGTTTATCACGCTGGCCAAGTTCGACGACAAAACGATGGACGAAGTACGAGAAATCATGCTGCGGCGGGGGAAAATGTTTCTGGCCAAGCTGCTCGAGAGCAGAAACGTGATTGGCAGGCAGGCCCTCGCGTTTATCAACGACGGATGC CGTATCCTGACCCACGCACGATCCCGAACCGTTCGGCAAGCACTGGTTATGGCGGCTAAACAGAAAAAGCAATTCCACGTGTTCATCACCCACAGCTTCCCGGACAATCATGG CACGCAGATGGCCGAAGAGCTGGAAAGGGCCGGCATCGAATGTACGCTTATCCTGGATTCTGCCATTGGCTACATCATGGAAATGGTCGACATGGTGATGGTAGGCGCTGAAGGTGTGGTGGAAAGCGGTGGCATCATTAACAGACTCGGGACGGTGACGATGGCTATTTGTGCAAAAGAACTGAAGAAACCGTTCTACACGCTAGTGGAGAGCTTCAAATTCTGCCGTTTGTACCCTCTCAACCAGCGAGATCTGTCGAACGAGTATAAA TACAACGAGAAAAATCTAAACGATACGACTAAAGTACACCCGATGGTAGACTACACGCCACCTGGGTTTATTACGTTGCTTTTCACTGACCTCGGCATTCTGGCACCGTCGGCTGTTAGCGATGAGTTGATCAAACTCTATCTGTAA
- the LOC128730555 gene encoding tyrosine-protein kinase Fer isoform X1 → MGFSSALQGRAAHDALLNRQEAELKLLETMKRCLAQKAKCDREYAVSLAAVTQQGLKIDRSDDLQGSHIMRAWRSFMEELEHTAKQIRTNAEQLETVCHDKLASLSQEKRRVRKQYQEEHTKIATQFSHLTEDVARKKSEYQKHLDYYKLLRGRFEEHIKSGRSGRKLDDVIDKYQKACRKLHQAHNEYVLLITEAVEVEKDFRTILLPGLLEHQQSLQEGFIQAWSNLLQEIAKLSDTTSDKYTDIQRRIESSLASINAAEEYREFTEKHKTSPAAPVVFQFDESLVEDSLGKLQANTLTVDNLTVDWLRGRQTELEGTVKDLQDRQGKLCADTNGSNGVGGGGSPSGSPVGTPGTKPSTPILNGANGNGVLGKDHNTNKSSKELNTLRCQERQTLKLVDMIRSALNEVGCEELPSGCDDLSVEHLIENKKSVSQDLSVDSLQNTSSSAGGLFSLRAGTNSSAGGGGGGVMSMLMDQLRRKSGPAALAALGSSGSNRTPRAGPTPVATPKPGHRGTPTTTVTTLASVDVCDRVLAVAASDGAESPPLATNCSQTDDNNEPAGGGATYAELLPVHGSDSADQRLSNVYVDMEACLLNGPELERSFGYTNMTDRPNLTNNMANGRTPQYRRLRAQTASSEDSEHSHLLGALGRGRDRARTGQDDEDDAGSCGTVDELNDSKNNLLRGESFDENRSTGETVPQVLEDARYLTMKREDPEESCTRRWKSSIERHLDDIDALNQKLDEHRRLAARLSEEYEYVRVQTLRPVVVNPPKPSTGSPFEKASSFRERIKRRIKGAKAAEGERGVSPPDTPDHTAEGFSGRLRHRIAAHQGQRQFRLMRDTDSASPSTDRSSVAPSGGGGRKKKKRKSASKVNRGGGAHGHGRHGGGQLRGVVPLHRQPAFSEDELLADERAGPQSGRSPEPTKPAGLGSSFSQSVRATWRELIHSTNKVKDSSMGAITLRKPEEKLDLIADPDPGQGLLSIRFTFSDAAGRKMPEDVTDVGTPADYCVPLLLVPEDPVVTGGHKAKTGNLRDRLTKLVQKKSTNASGQTSLPEVCRTCSKRIVRPAGGIHPSQTVLDFGKEFPELDLCTGGHGHGMGGSGEGDGREWPLSEMINLEYEDIDVLTIKPHKLIDPCEGGTDASMTLSTNRPLHEEEWFHGVLPREEVVRLLRNEGDFLVRETTRNDESQTVLSVCWNGHKHFIVQTTAEGHYRFEGPAFPSIQELIVHQYQSELPVTGRSGAVLRKPVLRERWELSNDDVILLDKIGRGNFGDVYKAKLKSSKNTLVAVKTCRMTLPEEQKRKFLQEGRILKQYDHPNIVKLIGICVQKQPIMIVMELVAGGSLLMFLRKNASTLGQRQMMGMCRDAAAGMRYLESKNCIHRDLAARNCLIGSENIVKISDFGMSREEEEYIVSGGMKQIPIKWTAPEALNFGKYTSLCDVWSYGILVWEIFSRGDTPYSGMSNSMARERIDEGYRMPAPEGAPPEMYRLMLKCWSYEPESRPHFDEIYSVVDALLLCTKE, encoded by the exons CTCACAGAAGACGTCGCACGGAAGAAAAGCGAGTACCAGAAGCATTTAGACTACTACAAACTGTTGCGGGGCCGATTCGAGGAGCACATCAAAT CCGGGCGGTCCGGACGGAAGCTGGACGATGTCATCGACAAGTACCAGAAAGCCTGCCGGAAGCTGCACCAAGCGCACAACGAGTACGTCCTCCTCATCACCGAAGCGGTCGAGGTGGAGAAGGACTTCCGGACGATACTGCTGCCCGGGTTGCTCGAGCACCAGCAGTCCCTTCAGGAGGGCTTCATCCAGGCGTG GAGCAACCTGCTGCAGGAAATCGCTAAACTGAGCGACACCACATCCGACAAGTACACCGACATTCAGCGACGCATCGAATCAAGCCTGGCGAGCATCAACGCGGCTGAGGAGTATCGCGAGTTTacggaaaagcacaaaacctCACCGGCCGCACCGGTTGTCTTCCAGTTTGATGAGAGTCTCGTCGAGGATAGCCTCGGAAAGCTACAGGCCAACACGCTGACCGTCGACAACTTGACAGTTGATTGGCTGAGAGGCCGGCAAACGGAGCTAGAGGGCACGGTTAAGGACCTGCAGGATCGGCAAGGCAAGCTGTGTGCCGACACGAACGGATCGAACGGTGTTGGAGGCGGTGGTAGTCCGTCAGGCAGCCCCGTTGGTACACCTGGTACGAAACCCTCTACGCCCATCTTGAACGGTGCCAACGGTAATGGTGTACTCGGGAAGGACCACAACACGAACAA ATCCTCCAAGGAGCTAAACACGCTGCGCTGCCAGGAACGGCAAACACTCAAGCTGGTGGACATGATTCGCTCGGCCCTAAACGAAGTTGGCTGCGAGGAACTGCCCTCCGGCTGTGACGATCTCTCCGTGGAACATCTGATCGAGAACAAGAAGTCTGTCAGCCAGGATCTGTCG GTGGACTCGCTTCAGAACACCTCCTCATCAGCAGGCGGGCTGTTCTCCTTGCGAGCTGGCACAAACAGtagtgccggtggtggtggtggtggtgtgatgTCAATGCTTATGGATCAACTGCGGCGGAAATCTGGtcctgcagcgcttgccgcaCTCGGTTCGAGTGGTTCCAACCGGACACCACGCGCTGGTCCTACACCGGTGGCAACACCCAAACCAGGACATCGTGGAACTCCAACAACTACGGTAACTACGCTTGCTTCGGTTGATGTGTGTGACCGTGTgctggctgttgctgcttcggATGGTGCTGAATCGCCACCGCTCGCTACTAATTGCTCTCAAACGGACGACAACAACGAGCCGGCCGGTGGAGGTGCCACGTACGCGGAGTTACTTCCGGTGCATGGGTCCGACTCCGCCGACCAGCGGTTGTCGAACGTGTACGTTGATATGGAGGCGTGCTTGCTGAACGGGCCCGAACTGGAGCGCTCGTTTGGATACACTAACATGACCGATCGGCCTAACCTCACTAATAACATGGCCAACGGGCGCACGCCTCAGTACCGGCGATTGCGCGCGCAAACCGCAAGCAGCGAGGACAGCGAACACTCGCACCTGTTGGGCGCCCTTGGGCGGGGGCGTGATCGTGCAAGAACCGGTcaggacgatgaggacgatgcCGGCAGCTGTGGGACGGTCGATGAGCTGAATGACTCGAAGAACAATCTGCTGCGAGGTGAAAGCTTCGATGAGAACCGTTCGACGGGCGAAACGGTACCGCAAGTACTGGAGGACGCGCGTTATCTGACGATGAAACGAGAAGACCCGGAAGAGTCCTGCACGCGCAGGTGGAAATCGTCCATCGAGCGGCATTTGGATGACATCGATGCGCTTAATCAGAAGCTGGACGAACACCGGCGCTTGGCGGCACGGCTTTCCGAGGAGTATGAGTACGTGCGTGTGCAAACCCTTCGACCTGTGGTTGTAAACCCACCGAAGCCTTCCACCGGGTCACCGTTTGAGAAGGCGAGCAGTTTCCGCGAACGGATCAAGCGGCGCATCAAAGGTGCGAAGGCGGCTGAGGGCGAACGGGGCGTTTCCCCACCCGACACACCTGACCACACTGCGGAGGGTTTTTCCGGCCGGTTGAGACACCGAATCGCCGCCCATCAGGGCCAACGTCAGTTCCGGTTGATGCGTGACACGGATTCGGCGAGTCCTTCCACGGACCGCTCGTCGGTGGCACCGAGTGGAGGTGGTGGGcgtaagaagaagaagcgcaaAAGTGCATCCAAAGTCAACCGAGGAGGAGGTGCTCACGGACACGGACGGCACGGTGGTGGGCAGTTGCGGGGTGTAGTGCCACTCCACCGTCAACCGGCATTTTCCGAGGACGAACTGTTGGCTGATGAACGCGCAGGTCCGCAATCTGGGAGATCTCCAGAGCCCACGAAACCCGCCGGTCTTGGGTCGTCCTTTTCGCAGAGTGTCCGCGCAACTTGGCGTGAGTTGATCCACTCCACGAACAAGGTGAAGGACTCGTCGATGGGTGCCATCACGCTCCGGAAGCCGGAAGAGAAGCTCGATCTGATCGCGGATCCTGACCCAGGACAGGGTCTTCTATCGATACGGTTCACCTTCTCGGATGCTGCTGGTCGGAAGATGCCAGAGGACGTAACGGATGTGGGCACTCCTGCCGATTACTGCGTGCCGCTGCTACTCGTCCCCGAAGACCCGGTTGTAACCGGTGGACATAAAGCCAAGACCGGAAACCTACGCGATCGGTTGACGAAGCTCGTGCAGAAGAAAAGTACGAACGCGAGTGGCCAAACCAGCCTACCGGAAGTATGCCGCACGTGCTCGAAGCGAATCGTACGGCCAGCGGGCGGAATTCACCCAAGCCAGACGGTGCTCGACTTTGGGAAGGAATTTCCCGAGCTGGATCTGTGTACCGGTGGCCACGGGCATGGGATGGGTGGTTCCGGTGAAGGGGACGGGCGCGAGTGGCCACTTTCCGAGATGATCAATCTCGAGTACGAAGATATCGATGTGCTAACGATTAAGCCCCACAAACTAATCGATCCTTGCGAGGGTGGCACCGACGCGAGT ATGACGCTGTCGACGAACCGTCCCCTGCACGAGGAAGAGTGGTTCCATGGTGTCCTGCCGCGCGAGGAAGTGGTCCGATTACTGCGCAACGAGGGCGACTTCCTGGTGCGCGAAACGACGCGCAACGACGAAAGCCAAACCGTGCTGAGTGTCTGCTGGAACGGACACAAGCACTTCATCGTGCAAACGACGGCCGAG GGCCACTATCGCTTCGAGGGACCGGCTTTCCCGAGCATACAGGAGCTGATCGTGCACCAGTACCAGTCGGAGCTGCCGGTAACGGGTCGATCGGGAGCCGTCCTTCGAAAACCGGTCCTACGGGAACGCTGGGAGCTCAGCAACGACGACGTGATTCTGCTGGACAAGATTGGCCGCGGTAACTTTGGTGACGTGTACAAGGCGAAGCTGAAATCCTCCAAAAACACGCTCGTGGCGGTGAAAACCTGCCGAATGACGCTACCCGAGGAGCAGAAGCGCAAGTTCCTGCAGGAGGGCCGCATCCTGAAGCAGTACGATCACCCAAACATCGTGAAGCTGATCGGGATCTGCGTGCAGAAGCAACCGATCATGATCGTGATGGAGCTGGTGGCTGGAGGATCGCTGCTGATGTTCCTGCGCAAGAACGCTTCCACACTTGGCCAGCGGCAGATGATGGGCATGTGTCGGGATGCGGCGGCCGGTATGCGCTACCTGGAGTCGAAGAACTGCATCCACAGGGATCTGGCCGCCCGCAACTGTCTGATCGGGAGCGAAAACATTGTGAAAATCTCCGACTTTGGCATGTCACGCGAAGAAGAGGAGTACATCG TGTCCGGTGGGATGAAGCAAATCCCAATCAAGTGGACCGCCCCGGAAGCGCTGAACTTCGGCAAGTACACGTCACTCTGCGACGTCTGGTCGTACGGCATTCTGGTGTGGGAGATCTTCAGCCGGGGCGATACGCCCTACTCTGGCATGAGCAACTCGATGGCACGCGAACGGATCGATGAGGGCTACCGCATGCCGGCACCGGAAGGTGCCCCACCGGAAATGTACCGCCTGATGCTGAAGTGCTGGTCGTACGAACCGGAAAGCCGGCCGCACTTTGACGAGATCTACAGCGTGGTCGATGCGCTGCTGCTCTGCACCAAGGAATGA